Proteins encoded within one genomic window of Fusobacterium perfoetens:
- the pgsA gene encoding CDP-diacylglycerol--glycerol-3-phosphate 3-phosphatidyltransferase, whose amino-acid sequence MNLPNKLTITRLVLAVPFIYFLENSVDGGWPYRIIALALFAVASITDFFDGYLARKHNLITDFGKVMDPLADKVLVISALVVMVYLRYIPSWMSIVVIFREFLISGIRIVVAAKGEVIAANKLGKYKTTSQMIVIMILILFGKEYPTIMNINSYLMMIPVVLTIWSGIEYINITKHYFLEEN is encoded by the coding sequence ATGAATTTACCTAATAAGTTAACAATAACAAGATTAGTACTGGCAGTGCCATTTATTTATTTCTTAGAAAATTCAGTAGATGGAGGTTGGCCTTATAGAATAATAGCTTTAGCTTTATTTGCCGTGGCATCAATCACAGATTTCTTTGATGGATATCTTGCAAGGAAACATAATCTTATAACTGATTTTGGAAAGGTAATGGATCCGTTGGCTGATAAAGTTTTGGTTATATCAGCACTAGTTGTTATGGTTTATTTAAGATATATTCCGTCTTGGATGTCAATAGTTGTTATATTTAGAGAATTTTTGATAAGTGGAATTAGAATAGTTGTAGCAGCAAAAGGAGAAGTTATAGCAGCCAATAAACTAGGTAAATACAAAACAACTTCTCAAATGATTGTTATTATGATACTTATATTATTTGGAAAAGAATATCCAACAATTATGAATATAAATTCATATTTAATGATGATACCTGTTGTTTTAACTATTTGGTCTGGAATAGAATATATAAATATAACAAAACATTATTTCTTAGAAGAAAACTAA